The following are encoded together in the Humulus lupulus chromosome 5, drHumLupu1.1, whole genome shotgun sequence genome:
- the LOC133834690 gene encoding protein SRC2 homolog gives MASRYEVEVKLTSAKDLKNVNWRYGPVRPYVVVWVDPKNKCSSRVDEEGDTNPIWDETLKIPLPGPIEDEEYSTLYVDVVHAGSEPDTKKLIGSTKLRLREIVDEVGFGERATRTLKLKRPSGRPHGKLDLKVSVKDPYYRAPDAYNAPPYGVPPPGSRDYNAAPPPPYGAPYGAPPPPRDPYYAAPPSGYPHSSYNAPSYGQQSYGQAYDQPSYGQAPPYGQPSYGQAPAYGATGYGQSEEKKSKFGGMGTGLAVGAVAGVLGGLALAEGADYVEDKIADDVADRVEDDLGYDGDDF, from the coding sequence ATGGCTTCTCGGTACGAAGTTGAGGTGAAGCTCACCTCTGCCAAAGATTTGAAGAACGTGAACTGGCGTTACGGTCCAGTGAGACCATACGTCGTCGTTTGGGTCGACCCGAAGAACAAGTGTTCCAGCCGGGTCGACGAAGAGGGCGACACGAACCCGATTTGGGATGAAACTCTGAAAATTCCCTTGCCGGGTCCGATCGAAGACGAGGAGTACTCCACTCTCTACGTCGACGTTGTCCACGCCGGATCCGAACCCGACACTAAGAAGCTGATCGGATCTACCAAGCTCAGGCTCCGTGAAATCGTCGATGAGGTGGGCTTCGGAGAACGCGCCACGCGTACCTTGAAGCTCAAACGACCTTCTGGAAGGCCCCATGGGAAGCTAGACTTGAAGGTCTCAGTCAAAGACCCTTACTATCGTGCGCCGGACGCCTATAACGCACCCCCTTACGGAGTCCCACCACCAGGTTCAAGGGACTACAACGCTGCTCCTCCTCCGCCTTACGGTGCACCATACGGCGCCCCACCGCCGCCTCGCGATCCTTACTACGCTGCGCCGCCTTCCGGATACCCACACAGCTCGTATAATGCGCCATCGTATGGTCAGCAGAGTTATGGTCAAGCCTACGATCAGCCGAGTTACGGGCAAGCGCCTCCGTACGGTCAGCCGAGTTACGGGCAGGCTCCGGCGTACGGTGCGACCGGGTACGGGCAATCGGAGGAGAAGAAGAGCAAGTTTGGTGGTATGGGGACGGGATTGGCTGTGGGTGCGGTTGCAGGAGTCTTGGGTGGACTCGCATTGGCGGAGGGGGCTGATTACGTGGAGGACAAGATTGCTGATGACGTGGCGGATAGAGTGGAGGATGATCTTGGGTACGACGGCGACGATTTCTAG